The DNA sequence acttttaacttggTAGAatgcaaagaaaagaaaagaattgttATTTGGTTCCTTCTTAGCAAAGGAAAGTAAAGCCTTTTTCAGTGACAAATCAATTCGGACGCTTCAGCTTAAGTAGCAGCAGCAGCAAGCAGACTCCAAAATGCGATcgtctccttccttcattgcctTTTCTCTGTTATTCATCGCACTCCTACCCTCTATTCAGGTCACTAACAATTtccatttattatcttttttctcttctctgtcATCGATCACCAATTTACCATAACCAAATGCTCATCTTTTCCTAAGTAGGCACACGCACCGATTAACGCTCACTTCAGATCTCTTTCGCCGTTTTCCTCCGCTCTCGAAACCCTCCAGAAACAGCTAGGGTTTGTGCTTCTTCTTAATTactcagttagttagttagttactagGGAATGCTATTGTGTACTCACATGTATAGCTTCTTTTTTACACCTACTGTCATATGTTTATGAATTTGTGATCTTGGAATTTGTTTGCTATGTTTATGCTATCAGTTACACTTTCAAGAAAATTGGGCTTCTTCGCCGTGCCATGACCCATGCTTCGTTCTCTGAGGAGAACAACAAAGCCTTGGCAGTTTTGGGCGGCAGTGTCATCGAAACCGCCGTGTCCTTCAAGCTTCTGTCCAAGGACATTGATGTTTCGGCTTCTGAGCTGAACAAAATGGTATCACGAGTCTCAAATGTGGAATCTTCTTGTGCCGTCGATGGAACGCGGCTGAGCTTGCACAAGGTGGTCAGAGTTGCTCCCAACACCAACGCTTCTGCGCCTTCTGTGGTTTGCGGCGCGTTTCGAGCTATCTTTGGTGCCATTGCTATTGATACCGGAAATTCAGATGACGCAGGCAGTGTTTTCTGGAACCTTCATGGTGATCTTCTTGGCCATGCACTATCAATGTGAGTTCAAGTTTATGTACAGTTGTTTGTTTCATGCTTGATGCTCGAAGTACTTCTTAAGTTGTTAGTGAGTGATCTGTGCTTTCCGTGTTGTAGTTTTTAATCGACCTGATTACTTTTGCTTTGCATATTCGTgctgtttcttttctttaattcTGTCAAGTTATGAAGTCATTTAGCAACTGCATTTGCTTTTCTGTGCATGTCAACTATTTAATTGAATGTCTAAAAGATGATCTGGTAAGCATGTTTAAGCAAAAGTCCTGAATCCTAATTGAGATACATTGAGATGAGTTGGGGATGACGCAATGCAATGTGTATGTGTCTATGTGATGAGTCTAATTTCATGTTACCTTAGAATTGGTCACTGGAGCTGAAATATAATTGTTGATAGAGCAGAACCTTAGATTTTGTTGGACTTTGATGTTAGATGATAGTATTTAAGATGTTTTGATGGGGAAAAAGGGTCCTTGTGGCTGAAAGTGGAAGAATAATATGAGTTATTAGATGCCAGTGTATGTTGAGGGCACcgtgaaattcaaaatttcaagggTGGCTGAATTAGTACTGCTGTTAATGTTTATGGTGGAGTTGAGAATTTGGCATGGATTATTTGGTAAAAATGTGGAAGCTAGGCGGAGGGTCAGATTGTCATAAACTATGAAATGGATAATGATTGTCTCAGCAAATTAGAGGAGTGGGACTATAATCATGTgaacaatatttaattatttatgaatGTGATTCAACCGTAAAGTTTGTGTTTTGTTGTGATTGTGATGTAAAAGAAAATTGGTTATCCAAATGAACGTTGAGCCCCATAATGTTTTAGTTTACAAACATAATTATGGGAGAGCaatcaacttgggttggtcgagtagtTAGCTCACTCGTCTGTTTAAGTAAATGTCGGGGTTCGAATGTGGGAGAGCATTTGCAGTGTGATGATGAATGTAATCAGCTGTGTTTTCTGTTTCATGAGGGAAAAAACTGGGGCATTCAAGCAACGCTGCTTTGGGCAGTATTTTCCACCAAGAGGCTTTTGTTTTTGCCTTCAAGGATAGAGTGGAGAGTTCTGATTAGTGACGATGAGGATGCTAGGTAAACAATGGGAGATGTGAACAATGAATCGCATTTCAGGCCCGATAACCATAAAAAAATCCTAACCCCCATCAAACCGTAACCCCTTTTTTTACAGCAGCCTCCCAAACGCACACTCATCTTCTCCGTCGTGCCGTCGCATCTCCACCGCATCGCTGACTCTTCTCCATTGTGCCGTCATCATTGCCGTTAGAGACGCACGTCAGCGTTGCCTCGTGTCGTCCCCATCGTGCCAACACTGTTGCTGTGCTGGACCTCAGTGCTGCCGCCCTTCATCCAGTCCACACCACCATTTTGCTACGCTGCCACCCTTCCTTCTGAAGCCCTTACCATCCACAGCGCCACCTCCTACATCCCTACCGTCGACGGCGTCGTCACTGGCTCCGCAGAACCGGATTCGTCGCATCGTCGGCACTAAGTTGTTCTAATACCCCTGGTAACGGTAAGCAACCCATCTCACATGAAAAATAAACATCTCATCTGTATGAAAAATAACCATCCGCATCTGCATCAAAAATAAACATCCGGGACTGTCATGGGGTCGTGAACTGCAGCGAAGGCGGGAGCACAGGATTGTGAAACTATGACTGCGGCTGCACGGGTGCAGAAGACAATGGAGCTCTTGGAAGGAAAGGCACCTCGCCACAAAGTTACCTCCGGTGATGACGGCGAATTGTGGATGTGGACAAGAGGGGCACTATATAAGCTGCGCGGCGGACGTCGAAAGCTCTGTTACAATGGAATTAGAAGTAATTGTTTGTAGTGTAAATGTGTTTAAGAGtgctaatattaaatttttaaattttaaattttaaattttgataataattaattaaaaatctgctaaaatatataattaatttaacccTTTTTTTGAATTCGTTGTTTGCGTTATTTACTATATAGGATGTACTTTTTCTTTAGCTTAGTAGCCGAGTTTTCTTTAGCTTAGTAGCCGAGTGCGTGTGATGTGTACCACAAGCACGGTAGTTTTTCATCATCTTgtgtgtttggtaaattaaaaagcctAAGTGTTTATGTTTACGGTTTTTAAAAGTTAGGTGTTTATGCTTGCGGTTTTTAAAAGTT is a window from the Arachis hypogaea cultivar Tifrunner chromosome 1, arahy.Tifrunner.gnm2.J5K5, whole genome shotgun sequence genome containing:
- the LOC112695617 gene encoding protein NUCLEAR FUSION DEFECTIVE 2 isoform X1, whose amino-acid sequence is MRSSPSFIAFSLLFIALLPSIQAHAPINAHFRSLSPFSSALETLQKQLGYTFKKIGLLRRAMTHASFSEENNKALAVLGGSVIETAVSFKLLSKDIDVSASELNKMVSRVSNVESSCAVDGTRLSLHKVVRVAPNTNASAPSVVCGAFRAIFGAIAIDTGNSDDAGSVFWNLHGDLLGHALSISLPNAHSSSPSCRRISTASLTLLHCAVIIAVRDARQRCLVSSPSCQHCCCAGPQCCRPSSSPHHHFATLPPFLLKPLPSTAPPPTSLPSTASSLAPQNRIRRIVGTKLF
- the LOC112695617 gene encoding protein NUCLEAR FUSION DEFECTIVE 2 isoform X2, coding for MRSSPSFIAFSLLFIALLPSIQAHAPINAHFRSLSPFSSALETLQKQLGYTFKKIGLLRRAMTHASFSEENNKALAVLGGSVIETAVSFKLLSKDIDVSASELNKMVSRVSNVESSCAVDGTRLSLHKVVRVAPNTNASAPSVVCGAFRAIFGAIAIDTGNSDDAGSVFWNLHGDLLGHALSILPNAHSSSPSCRRISTASLTLLHCAVIIAVRDARQRCLVSSPSCQHCCCAGPQCCRPSSSPHHHFATLPPFLLKPLPSTAPPPTSLPSTASSLAPQNRIRRIVGTKLF
- the LOC112695617 gene encoding protein NUCLEAR FUSION DEFECTIVE 2 isoform X5, with the translated sequence MRSSPSFIAFSLLFIALLPSIQAHAPINAHFRSLSPFSSALETLQKQLGYTFKKIGLLRRAMTHASFSEENNKALAVLGGSVIETAVSFKLLSKDIDVSASELNKMVSRVSNVESSCAVDGTRLSLHKVVRVAPNTNASAPSVVCGAFRAIFGAIAIDTGNSDDAGSVFWNLHGDLLGHALSILGIAYRACGGSRGCD
- the LOC112695617 gene encoding protein NUCLEAR FUSION DEFECTIVE 2 isoform X4, giving the protein MRSSPSFIAFSLLFIALLPSIQAHAPINAHFRSLSPFSSALETLQKQLGYTFKKIGLLRRAMTHASFSEENNKALAVLGGSVIETAVSFKLLSKDIDVSASELNKMVSRVSNVESSCAVDGTRLSLHKVVRVAPNTNASAPSVVCGAFRAIFGAIAIDTGNSDDAGSVFWNLHGDLLGHALSMYYPQPPHEKLGQTTP
- the LOC112695617 gene encoding protein NUCLEAR FUSION DEFECTIVE 2 isoform X3, translating into MRSSPSFIAFSLLFIALLPSIQAHAPINAHFRSLSPFSSALETLQKQLGYTFKKIGLLRRAMTHASFSEENNKALAVLGGSVIETAVSFKLLSKDIDVSASELNKMVSRVSNVESSCAVDGTRLSLHKVVRVAPNTNASAPSVVCGAFRAIFGAIAIDTGNSDDAGSVFWNLHGDLLGHALSIVDGKIPTRTALCDGIRG